A part of Acidimicrobiales bacterium genomic DNA contains:
- a CDS encoding MBL fold metallo-hydrolase → MPGVPAAVAPGVVRVLAPNPGVFTGPGTNTYLVGTAELAVIDPGPDHAEHLDAVAAAGAGRVRWILVTHTHADHSPGATGLQARTGAEVLGPPPTSGEGHDESFAPDRLVGEGDVVEGPGLALRAIHTPGHASNHLCWLLEDTGLLFTGDHVMQGSTVVIRPPDGDMAAYLASLERLLTLPLAALAPGHGHRIDDPQGAVVGYLAHRRRREDTVREALQRVGPATVDELVPTVYADVDDARWFIARHSLHAHLRKLAAEGRARCQGDDGLTGRWTGA, encoded by the coding sequence GTGCCCGGCGTGCCGGCCGCCGTGGCGCCCGGCGTGGTGCGAGTGCTGGCGCCGAACCCCGGCGTGTTCACGGGCCCCGGCACCAACACCTACCTCGTGGGCACCGCCGAGCTGGCGGTGATCGACCCGGGCCCCGACCACGCGGAGCACCTCGACGCGGTCGCCGCCGCCGGAGCCGGCCGGGTCCGGTGGATCCTCGTCACCCACACCCACGCCGACCACTCGCCCGGCGCGACCGGTCTGCAGGCCCGCACCGGCGCCGAGGTGCTCGGGCCCCCACCCACCAGCGGCGAGGGCCACGACGAGTCGTTCGCCCCCGACCGGCTGGTGGGCGAGGGCGACGTGGTCGAGGGGCCCGGCCTGGCGCTGCGGGCGATCCACACGCCGGGGCACGCCTCGAACCACCTGTGCTGGCTGCTGGAGGACACCGGCCTGCTCTTCACCGGCGACCACGTCATGCAGGGCTCCACCGTGGTGATCCGGCCCCCCGACGGCGACATGGCCGCGTACCTGGCCTCGCTCGAACGCCTCCTCACGCTCCCCCTCGCCGCCCTCGCGCCCGGCCACGGCCACCGCATCGACGATCCGCAGGGTGCCGTCGTCGGCTACCTGGCCCACCGCCGCCGGCGCGAGGACACGGTGCGCGAGGCCCTCCAGCGTGTCGGCCCGGCCACCGTCGACGAGCTGGTCCCCACCGTGTACGCCGACGTCGACGACGCCCGCTGGTTCATCGCCCGGCACTCCCTCCACGCCCACCTGCGCAAGCTGGCGGCCGAGGGCCGGGCCCGCTGCCAGGGCGACGACGGGCTCACCGGCCGCTGGACCGGCGCCTGA